The following are encoded in a window of Arthrobacter woluwensis genomic DNA:
- a CDS encoding SURF1 family protein produces the protein MLKTALKPRWIAGLLFALLVSTVFVLLSQWQFGRSTEQEKTPDSALESPRPLSEVLKPGSFFPSSVADQMVTLTGHYDPSRQVLVKDRLLDGRSGFWVVTAFAVDGAPRLAGAKSTPATWIPVARGWIASEDQAPRAPQGQIALTGRLVPSEAPTVTQDLPQSSYANLSVAELINVWDVSSYQGFVGASQEKSAGQDVGARDDSDLKPLRLKAAPPEQGVNWLNIFYAVEWVVFAGFALFIWWRLVKDDYQRQLEAEEDEALLARHESASQNTPDDHRSSE, from the coding sequence GTGCTGAAAACTGCCCTTAAGCCGCGTTGGATCGCCGGATTGCTCTTCGCGCTGCTGGTGTCCACGGTCTTCGTGCTCCTCAGCCAATGGCAGTTCGGGCGCTCCACGGAGCAGGAGAAGACCCCGGACAGTGCGCTGGAGTCACCCCGGCCCTTGAGCGAAGTGCTCAAGCCGGGCAGTTTCTTCCCCTCCTCGGTCGCGGACCAGATGGTCACGCTGACCGGGCACTATGACCCTTCGCGCCAGGTGCTGGTGAAGGACCGGCTGCTGGACGGCCGGAGCGGCTTCTGGGTGGTCACCGCGTTCGCCGTCGACGGCGCCCCGCGCCTCGCCGGGGCGAAATCAACCCCCGCCACCTGGATCCCCGTGGCCCGTGGCTGGATCGCGTCGGAAGACCAGGCTCCCCGGGCGCCGCAAGGTCAGATCGCCCTCACGGGCCGGTTGGTCCCGTCCGAGGCTCCCACCGTCACGCAGGATCTCCCGCAGAGCAGCTACGCGAATCTGTCGGTGGCCGAACTCATCAACGTCTGGGACGTCTCGAGCTACCAGGGCTTCGTCGGCGCCAGCCAGGAGAAGAGCGCCGGGCAGGATGTCGGGGCCCGTGACGACTCGGACCTCAAGCCCCTGCGACTGAAGGCGGCGCCTCCCGAGCAGGGCGTGAACTGGCTCAACATCTTCTATGCCGTGGAGTGGGTGGTCTTCGCAGGATTCGCCCTCTTCATCTGGTGGCGACTCGTGAAGGACGACTACCAGCGGCAGCTTGAAGCCGAAGAGGACGAGGCGCTGTTGGCCCGCCACGAGTCCGCTTCGCAGAACACCCCCGATGATCACAGGAGCAGCGAATGA
- a CDS encoding DUF3817 domain-containing protein: MIDPKPAGTPAPRPRRFGGTEQQIRSALKFYKVLAYATGSFLLLLCVELILRYGFGQFLFAGGTNAVTGQPHGFGLASADPAGVVGGANLSIIVLIVHGWMYVLYLISNFRLWSLMRWPFGKLVVLALGGVVPFLSFIVEKKTHAEVESELAANPQGASRY, from the coding sequence ATGATCGACCCCAAGCCCGCAGGCACCCCCGCCCCTCGTCCGCGGCGTTTCGGAGGGACGGAACAGCAGATCCGTTCCGCGCTGAAGTTCTACAAGGTCCTGGCGTACGCCACGGGCTCGTTCCTGCTGCTGCTCTGCGTCGAGCTCATCCTGCGGTACGGTTTCGGCCAGTTCCTCTTCGCGGGCGGCACCAACGCCGTGACGGGGCAGCCGCACGGCTTCGGTCTGGCCAGCGCAGACCCGGCCGGTGTGGTGGGTGGCGCGAACCTCTCCATCATCGTGCTGATCGTGCACGGCTGGATGTACGTGCTGTACCTGATCTCCAACTTCCGCCTATGGAGCCTCATGCGCTGGCCGTTCGGCAAGCTCGTGGTCCTGGCCCTCGGCGGTGTGGTGCCGTTCCTCTCCTTCATCGTCGAGAAGAAGACCCACGCCGAGGTGGAGTCCGAACTCGCGGCGAACCCCCAGGGCGCCAGCCGCTACTGA
- the guaA gene encoding glutamine-hydrolyzing GMP synthase, which translates to MLVVDYGAQYAQLIARRVREANVYSEIVPHTLSTEQLLAKNPAAIILSGGPSSVYAEGAPNVGADLFEAGVPVLGICYGFQAMARALGGEVAQTGLREYGSTETTLVGEPHSLLEGVTDHRSWMSHGDSVHRAPEGFEVLATTAGAPVAAFANEEKCLYGVQWHPEVKHSESGQKILENFLYKGAGLEANWTTGNIVEDQVERIREQVGDARVICGLSGGVDSAVAAALVQRAVGDQLTCVFVNHGLLREGEAEQVERDFVAATGANLYVANEQERFLNALAGVSDPETKRKIIGREFIRAFEEAERAIIAAAAADGESIKFLVQGTLYPDVVESGGGEGTANIKSHHNVGGLPEDLQFELVEPLRTLFKDEVRAVGAQLGLPAEIVGRQPFPGPGLGIRIVGEITAERLDLLRKADAIARAELTAAGLDNEVWQMPVVLLADVRSVGVQGDGRSYGHPIVLRPVSSEDAMTADWSRLPYDLLARISNRITNEVDGVNRVVLDVTSKPPGTIEWE; encoded by the coding sequence GTGCTGGTGGTTGACTACGGTGCACAGTACGCGCAGCTGATCGCCCGCCGCGTGCGTGAGGCGAATGTGTATTCGGAGATCGTTCCGCACACGCTCAGCACCGAACAACTTCTGGCCAAGAACCCCGCCGCCATCATCCTTTCGGGTGGTCCCTCCAGCGTTTACGCCGAAGGTGCCCCCAACGTCGGCGCGGACCTTTTCGAGGCCGGCGTCCCCGTCCTCGGCATCTGCTACGGCTTCCAGGCCATGGCCCGCGCCCTCGGCGGCGAGGTGGCCCAGACCGGTCTCCGCGAGTACGGCTCCACCGAGACCACCCTCGTCGGTGAGCCCCACTCGCTCCTGGAAGGCGTGACCGACCACCGCTCGTGGATGAGCCACGGCGACTCGGTGCACCGCGCTCCGGAAGGCTTCGAGGTCCTCGCCACCACGGCGGGCGCCCCGGTGGCGGCCTTCGCCAACGAGGAGAAGTGCCTGTACGGCGTGCAGTGGCACCCCGAGGTCAAGCACTCCGAGAGCGGCCAGAAGATCCTCGAGAACTTCCTTTACAAGGGCGCGGGGCTGGAAGCCAACTGGACCACGGGCAACATCGTCGAGGACCAGGTCGAGCGCATCCGCGAGCAGGTGGGTGACGCCCGCGTGATCTGCGGTCTGTCCGGCGGTGTGGATTCCGCCGTGGCGGCGGCTCTGGTGCAGCGCGCCGTGGGCGACCAGCTGACCTGTGTGTTCGTGAACCACGGACTGCTGCGCGAAGGCGAGGCCGAGCAGGTGGAGCGCGACTTCGTCGCCGCCACCGGCGCCAACCTCTACGTCGCCAACGAGCAGGAGCGCTTCCTGAACGCCCTGGCCGGGGTCAGCGATCCCGAGACCAAGCGCAAGATCATCGGCCGCGAATTCATCCGCGCGTTCGAAGAGGCTGAGCGGGCGATCATCGCCGCAGCGGCTGCCGACGGCGAGAGCATCAAGTTCCTGGTCCAGGGCACCCTGTACCCGGACGTCGTCGAGTCCGGCGGCGGCGAGGGCACGGCCAACATCAAGAGCCACCACAACGTGGGCGGCCTGCCGGAGGATCTCCAGTTCGAACTGGTGGAGCCCCTGCGCACGCTGTTCAAGGACGAGGTCCGCGCTGTCGGCGCCCAGCTGGGTCTTCCGGCCGAGATCGTGGGACGCCAGCCGTTCCCCGGACCGGGTCTGGGTATCCGCATCGTCGGTGAGATCACCGCCGAGCGTCTGGATCTGCTCCGCAAGGCAGACGCGATCGCCCGCGCCGAGCTGACCGCTGCAGGCCTGGACAACGAAGTGTGGCAGATGCCCGTCGTGCTGCTCGCCGATGTGCGCAGCGTGGGTGTCCAGGGCGACGGCCGCAGCTACGGTCACCCGATCGTCCTGCGTCCCGTGTCCAGCGAGGACGCCATGACGGCCGACTGGTCGCGCCTGCCGTACGACCTGCTCGCCCGCATCTCGAACCGCATCACCAACGAGGTGGACGGTGTGAACCGCGTGGTGCTGGACGTGACCAGCAAGCCGCCGGGAACCATCGAGTGGGAGTGA
- a CDS encoding DUF4011 domain-containing protein, whose translation MPENPQHDERSEELSRWLAAFAPVSGPDTLLRFSRTADGTIDLAHAHPSGLAQLMAGRKTRLSTLIREPQDYTRAARAARSIRAKVYEMGNERGIDVGYLSAGTAVWTSAVGGKPQRVTAPVLLAAISLSLRPSGDDYELQVLEQARINPALVRHLKTVHGIIFDVNALARLAYSTARFDPQPVLERMETVIAPIHGAEILPELLVSTFADLPQDLDDPWISDRHELISALADPSSVEPRVPITAEEFVPLDERDPADEFLLLDADASQQLALDVVRAGDSVVVSAPPGTGQTQTVINALGELVMAGKSVLVVGERRTSLAELNQRLAGLGLETLVLPLSTSSNPAQLKAQLIQAIVRNEKAEEPQLEQLHSTLRARRHSLAEHVASLHNVRSRWGCSPYQAMQALARAVATDTTPGTTVRLKRSVLDSIKDREATATQLIRAAELGSFTRSTVTSEWHGARLLTRKEAQEAHETATRLNTSVPELRRRMEEFAEQAQLHLGANFHEWGEQLGLFLGMRDSLSRFSVEIFDRDVHDFIAATAPSAWRRERGIEMTSLGRAKLRKYAKEFVRPGVHILDLHESLKEVQVQREQWSKYAASQRHPVVPSGLADLDTRYTEVKKDLLTLSQALKGTRGGTDLQEMPLAALEARLASLSGDTEALETLPERTLILDSLRGQGLDELLDDLAAREVPAEAVSAELDLAWWQSVLEAMISGDDYLAMSDGDSLRTMEGEFRLADSAHVASGAGRLRWSLAQRWRDLVQRETRQAELLRSLLKDGRVSMAALWAQAPQLLSSLVPIWTVSPHSLSRALPAGVHFDAVVLIDAESTALRSALPALARGTQVVAFGDASIGSPRAFSVAVERPDDRADATQTVTSALDALNEVLPGVELRNAYRSVDEDLSLQLSRSFYGERLNRLPDGNAVTGLDRSIVVEYLPDGTGLPVQGKEAVESVMAEVNRVVELVFEHARTRPRRSLAVVTSTLNHAARIGEAIRLQLPNHPLLADFFHGTGPESFRVVDLERARGLVRDHIIFSLGFGRTPHGRALHSFGPLSARGGRAKFALAMSRARQHLHVLSCFKPEDLDRSRLSHGAADFYDLLDRELGGNYSLGSHASRAASSDPSLGEDALVVDLAERLRVRGARVWHQYDGAIDVVAAADPLHTIGKDDSEIPTPVAIESDGTAAYQKRSIRERSRLRPELLERMGWRHVSLWTIEVFTDPSFCADRIASYLHLDGDDQNGTENTATGFMTQVDLDDDGAL comes from the coding sequence GTGCCGGAGAACCCACAACACGACGAACGCTCCGAGGAGCTGAGCCGCTGGCTCGCCGCGTTCGCGCCGGTGTCAGGTCCGGACACCCTGCTGCGCTTCTCACGCACGGCGGACGGCACCATCGACCTGGCGCACGCCCACCCGTCCGGCCTCGCCCAGCTGATGGCAGGCCGCAAGACCCGCCTGTCCACGCTCATCCGCGAGCCGCAGGATTACACCCGTGCGGCCCGGGCCGCACGGAGCATCCGCGCCAAGGTCTATGAGATGGGCAATGAGCGGGGCATCGACGTCGGCTACCTCTCGGCCGGAACCGCCGTGTGGACGTCGGCCGTCGGCGGTAAGCCGCAGCGCGTCACGGCTCCGGTCCTGCTGGCCGCCATCAGCCTGAGCCTGCGTCCCAGCGGCGACGACTATGAACTTCAGGTCCTGGAGCAGGCGCGCATCAATCCCGCCCTCGTCCGGCACCTCAAGACCGTGCACGGCATCATCTTCGACGTCAACGCCCTGGCCCGCCTGGCGTACAGCACCGCCCGCTTCGATCCGCAGCCTGTGCTGGAACGGATGGAGACGGTCATCGCGCCCATCCATGGCGCCGAGATCCTCCCGGAACTGCTGGTCTCCACCTTCGCCGACCTCCCGCAGGACCTGGACGACCCGTGGATCAGCGATCGTCACGAGCTGATCTCCGCTCTGGCGGATCCGAGCAGCGTGGAACCGCGGGTGCCCATCACGGCCGAGGAGTTCGTGCCGCTGGACGAGCGTGACCCGGCGGACGAATTCCTCCTGCTCGACGCCGACGCGTCCCAGCAGCTGGCCCTCGACGTCGTCCGCGCCGGAGACTCCGTGGTCGTCTCCGCGCCTCCCGGCACGGGTCAGACCCAGACGGTGATCAACGCCCTCGGTGAGCTCGTGATGGCCGGGAAGTCCGTCCTGGTCGTGGGCGAGCGACGCACCTCCCTGGCTGAGCTCAATCAGCGGCTCGCGGGCCTCGGTCTGGAGACCCTGGTGCTGCCTCTGAGCACGAGTTCCAACCCGGCGCAGCTCAAGGCCCAGCTGATCCAGGCGATCGTCCGCAATGAGAAGGCCGAGGAGCCGCAGCTCGAGCAGCTGCACAGCACTCTGCGGGCCCGCCGGCATTCGCTGGCAGAGCACGTCGCCTCGCTGCACAACGTGCGGTCGCGGTGGGGCTGCTCTCCCTACCAGGCGATGCAGGCCCTGGCCCGGGCCGTCGCCACCGACACGACGCCGGGCACCACCGTGCGCCTCAAGCGCAGCGTCCTGGACAGCATCAAGGACCGCGAGGCCACCGCGACGCAGCTGATCCGTGCCGCCGAACTGGGCAGCTTCACCCGGTCCACCGTGACGAGCGAATGGCACGGTGCGCGTCTCCTCACGCGCAAGGAAGCCCAGGAGGCGCACGAGACGGCCACCCGCCTGAACACCTCGGTTCCGGAGCTCCGCCGCCGCATGGAGGAGTTCGCCGAGCAGGCTCAGCTCCACCTCGGCGCGAACTTCCACGAATGGGGCGAGCAGCTCGGGCTGTTCCTCGGCATGCGTGACAGCCTCAGCCGCTTCTCCGTGGAGATCTTCGACCGCGACGTCCATGACTTCATCGCGGCCACGGCCCCCAGTGCCTGGCGCCGCGAGCGGGGCATCGAGATGACGAGCCTGGGCCGCGCCAAGCTGCGCAAGTACGCCAAGGAGTTCGTCCGTCCGGGTGTGCACATCCTCGACCTGCACGAGAGCCTCAAGGAAGTCCAGGTCCAGCGTGAACAGTGGTCCAAGTACGCGGCGTCGCAGCGGCACCCCGTGGTGCCCTCCGGCCTCGCAGACCTTGACACCCGGTACACGGAGGTCAAGAAGGACCTGCTGACCCTGAGCCAGGCGCTCAAGGGAACCCGCGGCGGCACCGATCTGCAGGAGATGCCGCTGGCCGCCCTCGAGGCTCGTCTGGCCTCGCTGAGTGGCGACACCGAGGCTCTGGAGACCCTTCCCGAGCGCACCCTGATCCTGGACAGTCTGCGCGGCCAGGGTCTCGACGAACTGCTGGATGACCTGGCGGCCCGCGAGGTCCCCGCCGAAGCCGTCAGCGCCGAACTGGATCTCGCCTGGTGGCAGTCGGTCCTCGAAGCGATGATCAGCGGCGATGATTACCTCGCGATGTCCGACGGCGACAGCCTCCGCACGATGGAGGGCGAGTTCCGCCTCGCGGACAGCGCTCACGTCGCCAGTGGCGCCGGACGCCTGCGCTGGTCGCTGGCTCAGCGCTGGCGGGACCTCGTGCAACGGGAGACCCGCCAGGCCGAGCTCCTGCGCAGCCTGCTCAAAGACGGCCGCGTCAGCATGGCCGCCCTCTGGGCCCAGGCTCCGCAACTGCTCTCCAGTCTGGTCCCGATCTGGACGGTCAGCCCGCACTCGCTGTCGCGCGCTCTGCCGGCCGGTGTCCACTTCGACGCGGTCGTGCTGATCGACGCCGAATCCACCGCATTGCGCAGCGCGCTTCCGGCGTTGGCGCGGGGCACCCAGGTGGTGGCCTTCGGTGACGCGAGCATCGGCTCGCCGCGTGCGTTCTCGGTCGCCGTGGAGCGTCCCGACGATCGTGCCGATGCCACGCAGACGGTCACGAGCGCACTCGACGCCCTGAACGAAGTGCTGCCGGGCGTCGAACTGCGCAATGCGTACCGCTCGGTGGACGAGGATCTGAGTCTTCAGCTCAGCCGGTCCTTCTACGGCGAGCGACTCAACCGCCTGCCCGATGGCAACGCGGTGACCGGGCTCGACCGTTCGATCGTGGTGGAGTACCTTCCGGACGGCACGGGTCTGCCGGTTCAGGGCAAGGAGGCCGTGGAATCCGTCATGGCCGAGGTCAATCGCGTGGTGGAGCTGGTCTTCGAACACGCGAGGACCCGTCCGCGGCGTTCTCTCGCGGTGGTGACGAGCACCCTGAACCATGCCGCGCGCATCGGCGAGGCCATCAGGCTCCAGTTGCCGAACCACCCCCTGCTGGCGGACTTCTTCCACGGCACCGGGCCGGAGTCCTTCCGTGTGGTGGATCTGGAACGTGCCCGCGGCCTGGTGCGGGATCACATCATCTTCTCGCTCGGTTTCGGACGGACGCCCCATGGACGGGCCCTGCACAGCTTCGGGCCCCTGTCGGCTCGCGGCGGCCGGGCCAAGTTCGCTCTGGCCATGTCCCGGGCGCGCCAGCATCTCCATGTCCTCAGCTGCTTCAAGCCGGAAGACCTGGACCGCAGTCGCCTGAGCCACGGCGCCGCGGACTTCTACGATCTGCTGGATCGTGAGCTCGGAGGAAACTACTCCTTGGGCAGCCACGCGTCCCGTGCCGCGTCCAGCGACCCGAGCCTGGGGGAGGACGCGCTGGTGGTCGATCTCGCCGAGCGTCTCAGGGTCCGGGGCGCCAGGGTGTGGCACCAGTACGATGGCGCGATCGATGTGGTGGCCGCGGCCGACCCTCTGCACACCATCGGCAAGGACGACTCGGAGATCCCCACTCCGGTGGCCATCGAGTCCGACGGCACCGCCGCCTACCAGAAGCGGTCCATCCGTGAACGGAGCAGGCTGCGTCCCGAGCTGCTGGAACGGATGGGCTGGCGGCATGTCTCCCTCTGGACCATCGAAGTCTTCACCGACCCGTCCTTCTGCGCCGACCGGATCGCCTCCTATCTCCACCTGGACGGCGACGACCAGAACGGAACCGAGAACACCGCCACGGGTTTCATGACGCAGGTGGATCTGGACGACGACGGAGCGTTGTGA
- the cpaB gene encoding Flp pilus assembly protein CpaB produces the protein MRNPSSGPRRTSTTDRVRSWTMRHRRFLAAAGLATAASLTVYQLTPEPAARTSVVAASADLPAGATLDRHQLTTVQLPPQAVPEGSYRDPTPLLGRRLATPLRRGQVLDDTSLTGPGLLTGTPPGTTAVPLRMSDPSSLRILSPGQLIDVILSPASGPETPTAGDPGPQVLASQVTVLWIGQGDKNSGSWLGGDESPGLVVVGATSAQSRSLAGVQRQGRLSFVLVR, from the coding sequence ATGAGGAATCCATCGTCCGGCCCGCGCCGCACATCCACCACGGATCGAGTCCGTTCCTGGACCATGCGCCACCGCCGCTTCCTCGCGGCGGCCGGCCTTGCCACGGCAGCCAGTCTCACGGTGTACCAGCTCACGCCGGAGCCCGCAGCCCGGACTTCGGTGGTGGCGGCCTCGGCGGACCTTCCCGCCGGCGCCACGTTGGACCGGCACCAGCTGACGACGGTGCAGCTCCCACCACAAGCGGTTCCCGAAGGCAGCTACCGCGATCCCACGCCACTGCTCGGACGACGGCTGGCCACTCCCCTGCGCCGCGGTCAGGTGCTCGATGACACCTCGCTGACCGGTCCCGGTCTCCTCACCGGAACCCCACCCGGCACCACGGCGGTGCCACTGCGGATGTCCGATCCCTCTTCGCTGCGGATTCTGAGCCCAGGTCAGCTCATCGACGTGATCCTCAGTCCCGCATCAGGGCCGGAAACACCGACAGCCGGAGACCCAGGTCCTCAGGTTCTCGCATCCCAGGTCACGGTCCTCTGGATCGGGCAAGGGGACAAAAATTCCGGCTCCTGGCTCGGAGGGGACGAGTCGCCGGGTCTCGTGGTGGTGGGCGCGACGTCCGCGCAGTCCAGGTCGTTGGCCGGCGTCCAGCGTCAGGGGCGCCTGTCGTTCGTGCTGGTCCGATGA
- a CDS encoding FmdB family zinc ribbon protein has product MPTYAYACKDCGHDFEIVQSFSDNSLTTCPECGGTLRKKFNSVGVVFKGSGFYRTDSRGSSSQSTVPAASTASSSPAPAATPASGGN; this is encoded by the coding sequence GTGCCGACTTATGCGTATGCCTGCAAGGACTGCGGCCACGATTTCGAGATCGTCCAGTCTTTCAGTGACAACTCCCTGACCACGTGCCCCGAGTGCGGCGGAACGCTGCGCAAGAAGTTCAACAGTGTCGGAGTGGTCTTCAAGGGCTCCGGCTTCTACCGCACCGACTCCCGCGGTTCCTCTTCGCAGAGCACCGTGCCGGCCGCCTCGACCGCGTCCAGCTCACCCGCTCCCGCGGCGACGCCCGCGAGCGGCGGCAACTGA
- a CDS encoding 5-formyltetrahydrofolate cyclo-ligase, whose product MPADKAEFRTVQRTRRRADAALRTDDDAARLSGSFGAQAMAWLSTALPADVSSAPSVACYLNAALEPPTLALLGALRERGCTVLVPVCLPGHLMEWVRWHPGIEVRRSTLAPVDEPVGPGLGFQELFAADGPGLDVMFLPATAVDAAGNRLGQGGGYYDRFLATLADTGHDVPLAALVFDSEFVPEGSFAVGPLDRPVDAVVTEQQWRSFGK is encoded by the coding sequence ATGCCAGCAGACAAAGCGGAATTCCGGACCGTCCAGCGCACCCGGCGTCGCGCGGACGCCGCTCTCCGCACCGACGACGACGCCGCCCGGCTGAGCGGGTCCTTCGGGGCGCAGGCGATGGCCTGGCTCAGCACGGCACTGCCCGCGGACGTGTCGTCCGCCCCCAGCGTCGCCTGCTACCTGAACGCCGCCCTCGAACCGCCCACCCTGGCCCTCCTCGGGGCCCTCCGGGAGCGAGGCTGCACGGTCCTGGTCCCGGTCTGTCTTCCCGGGCACCTCATGGAGTGGGTCCGCTGGCATCCGGGCATCGAAGTCCGGCGGAGCACGCTCGCCCCGGTCGACGAACCCGTCGGTCCAGGGCTCGGCTTCCAGGAGCTGTTCGCCGCGGACGGCCCCGGGCTGGACGTGATGTTCCTTCCTGCCACCGCTGTGGACGCGGCGGGAAACCGGCTGGGGCAGGGCGGCGGCTACTACGACCGGTTCCTGGCGACCCTGGCGGACACCGGGCACGACGTGCCCCTGGCCGCTCTGGTCTTCGACTCGGAGTTCGTCCCGGAGGGTTCGTTCGCCGTCGGGCCGCTCGACCGTCCCGTGGATGCCGTGGTGACGGAGCAGCAGTGGCGGTCCTTCGGGAAGTGA
- the galU gene encoding UTP--glucose-1-phosphate uridylyltransferase GalU translates to MTEQKQIRKAVIPAAGLGTRFLPATKAMPKEMLPVVDKPAIQYVVEEASSVGLDDILMITGRSKRALEDHFDRVPSLEATLEAKGDARKLSAIQESTNLADIHYLRQGDPLGLGHAVLRAQQHVGQEPFAVLLGDDLIDARDELLSTMMKVQQKTGGSVIALIEVEPDKISAYGCADISPVEGEDFVRVSQLVEKPSVEEAPSNLAVIGRYVLHPAVFDVLAHTEPGRGGEIQLTDALQTLAAGEGEGYGVYGVVFRGRRYDTGDKLSYLKAVIQLASESEDLGPDLRTWLGEFTSAL, encoded by the coding sequence GTGACCGAACAGAAGCAGATCCGTAAAGCCGTCATCCCGGCCGCCGGCCTGGGAACCCGATTCCTGCCGGCCACGAAGGCCATGCCCAAGGAAATGCTGCCGGTGGTGGACAAACCGGCCATTCAATATGTGGTGGAAGAAGCATCCAGCGTCGGTCTGGACGACATTCTGATGATCACCGGCCGCAGCAAGCGGGCCCTGGAGGACCACTTCGACCGTGTCCCGTCGCTCGAAGCGACGCTGGAGGCGAAGGGCGACGCCCGCAAGCTCTCCGCGATCCAGGAGTCCACGAACCTCGCCGACATCCACTATCTCCGCCAGGGCGACCCCCTCGGTCTGGGCCACGCGGTGCTGCGTGCCCAGCAGCACGTGGGCCAGGAACCGTTCGCGGTGCTGCTCGGCGACGACCTGATCGATGCCCGCGACGAGCTGCTCTCCACCATGATGAAGGTCCAGCAGAAGACCGGCGGATCCGTGATCGCCCTCATCGAGGTCGAGCCGGACAAGATCAGCGCCTACGGCTGCGCCGACATCTCCCCGGTGGAAGGCGAGGACTTCGTCCGGGTCAGCCAGCTGGTCGAGAAGCCGTCCGTCGAAGAGGCCCCGTCCAACCTGGCCGTGATCGGCCGTTATGTGCTGCACCCCGCCGTGTTCGACGTGCTCGCCCACACCGAGCCCGGCCGGGGTGGCGAGATCCAGCTGACCGACGCCCTCCAGACGCTCGCCGCCGGCGAAGGCGAGGGCTACGGAGTCTACGGCGTGGTCTTCCGCGGCCGCCGGTACGACACCGGCGACAAGCTGAGCTACCTCAAGGCCGTCATCCAGCTGGCATCGGAAAGTGAGGACCTCGGTCCTGACCTCCGCACCTGGCTTGGCGAGTTCACCTCCGCTCTCTGA
- a CDS encoding GNAT family N-acetyltransferase encodes MRQVPYWPVTLEHGDIVLRPIRQKDRVEWTTVRQRNKDWLQPWEASNPNPGGRLPSYREMVSSLRTQARQGSALPFVITERRPGLAAPAIVGQLTVSNIMWGSAMMASIGYWVDQDRAGRGIVPTAVALATDFCFEELGLHRMEINIRPENTPSLRVVEKLGFRPEGLRPAFLHINGEWADHLSFALTADEVPGGVLNRWLTSR; translated from the coding sequence GTGCGTCAGGTTCCGTACTGGCCCGTCACCCTGGAACACGGTGACATCGTCCTGAGGCCCATCCGCCAGAAGGACCGTGTCGAGTGGACGACGGTCCGTCAGCGCAACAAGGACTGGCTGCAGCCCTGGGAGGCGAGCAACCCGAATCCGGGCGGCCGCCTGCCCAGTTACCGCGAGATGGTCAGCTCGCTGCGGACTCAGGCGCGCCAGGGCAGTGCTCTGCCGTTCGTGATCACCGAGCGCAGGCCTGGCCTGGCGGCCCCCGCGATCGTCGGTCAGCTGACCGTCTCCAACATCATGTGGGGCTCCGCCATGATGGCGAGCATCGGGTACTGGGTCGATCAGGACCGGGCCGGGCGGGGCATCGTGCCGACCGCGGTCGCCCTCGCCACGGATTTCTGTTTCGAGGAACTCGGTCTGCACCGGATGGAGATCAACATCCGTCCGGAGAACACGCCGAGCCTGCGCGTGGTGGAGAAGCTCGGTTTCCGCCCGGAAGGGCTGCGACCGGCGTTTCTCCACATCAACGGCGAATGGGCGGATCATCTCAGCTTCGCGTTGACAGCCGATGAAGTCCCCGGCGGTGTCCTGAACCGCTGGCTCACCAGCAGATGA